One window of Salegentibacter sp. Hel_I_6 genomic DNA carries:
- a CDS encoding lysophospholipid acyltransferase family protein, with protein sequence MGIVSAREVAKVMNLQKLGPVGTSIGWLILRTTKLSRLNKEYQKRKSLNGIDFIDSILEGFEIDFDIPEKDLKRIPKSGPFITISNHPLGGIDGMILMKLMLQQRSDYKVIANFLLHRLDPLKPYIMPVNPFEDHKDAKSSLGGIKEAISHLKEGHALGMFPAGEVSTHKDERLIVDKPWEPAAMKLIQKAKVPVVPIYFHAKNSTFFYRLASMNDIFRTAKLPSEMLTQKKRKIKVRIGNPISVEDQLEHTNLEAFTAFLRRKTYMLANVFEKKKLFEKIPRNLKLPKSPKKIGKETEEILMETEVENCRRMDKRLLSSKNYEVFLAKKEVIPHIVAELGRLREITFRAIGEGTNNATDLDKFDEYYYHLFLWDNEAKKVAGAYRMGMGNEIYARHGIDGFYLQELFRFEPELHKMMSQSIEMGRAFIIKEYQQKPMPLFLLWKGIVHCTLRFPEHKYLIGGVSISNKFSNFSKSLMIEFMKSHYYDPYVAQYIKPKKEFKVKLKDADKDFVFDASEADLNKFDKIIDEIEPENMRLPVLIKKYIKQNAKVVAFNVDPLFNNAVDGLMYIRIADLPESTVKPVMEEFQKELEAKFNLEH encoded by the coding sequence ATGGGAATTGTAAGCGCCAGGGAAGTAGCCAAAGTAATGAACCTCCAAAAACTGGGTCCTGTGGGAACCTCAATTGGGTGGTTAATTCTTAGAACTACCAAACTTTCCAGGCTGAACAAAGAGTATCAAAAACGAAAAAGCTTAAACGGAATAGATTTTATAGATTCAATTTTAGAAGGTTTTGAGATTGATTTTGATATTCCGGAAAAAGATCTGAAACGAATTCCAAAATCGGGTCCATTTATCACCATTTCAAATCATCCGCTAGGCGGGATTGATGGAATGATTTTGATGAAATTAATGCTGCAGCAGCGTTCAGATTATAAGGTTATCGCAAATTTCCTACTTCATCGTTTAGACCCCTTGAAGCCTTACATAATGCCGGTAAATCCTTTTGAAGATCATAAAGATGCTAAATCGAGTTTAGGCGGAATTAAAGAAGCTATTTCCCATTTAAAGGAAGGACATGCACTGGGAATGTTCCCGGCGGGAGAGGTTTCCACGCATAAAGATGAAAGATTAATTGTAGACAAGCCCTGGGAACCGGCAGCAATGAAGCTTATTCAAAAAGCCAAAGTACCGGTAGTGCCAATTTATTTTCACGCCAAGAATTCCACTTTTTTCTACCGCCTGGCATCGATGAACGATATTTTTCGCACCGCCAAACTTCCGAGCGAAATGCTTACCCAAAAGAAGCGAAAAATAAAAGTACGCATTGGAAATCCAATATCGGTAGAAGATCAATTGGAGCATACTAATTTGGAAGCGTTCACGGCTTTTTTACGCCGAAAAACTTATATGCTCGCTAACGTTTTTGAAAAGAAAAAGCTTTTTGAAAAAATCCCAAGAAATCTAAAATTACCAAAAAGCCCGAAAAAGATTGGCAAGGAGACGGAAGAAATTTTGATGGAGACCGAAGTCGAGAACTGCCGAAGAATGGATAAACGGTTGCTATCCAGCAAGAATTATGAAGTTTTTTTGGCAAAAAAAGAGGTTATTCCGCATATTGTAGCCGAACTTGGAAGACTTCGAGAAATCACCTTTAGAGCAATAGGTGAAGGCACCAACAATGCTACCGATCTTGATAAATTTGACGAATATTATTACCATTTATTTTTATGGGATAATGAAGCTAAAAAAGTAGCCGGCGCTTACCGTATGGGAATGGGAAATGAAATTTATGCAAGGCATGGGATTGACGGGTTTTACCTTCAGGAATTATTTAGATTTGAGCCCGAATTGCATAAAATGATGAGCCAGTCTATAGAAATGGGCCGCGCTTTCATCATTAAAGAATATCAACAAAAACCTATGCCGTTATTTTTACTCTGGAAAGGTATTGTACATTGTACCCTACGTTTTCCCGAGCATAAGTACTTGATTGGCGGAGTAAGCATCAGCAATAAATTCTCAAATTTTTCAAAATCGCTGATGATCGAGTTTATGAAATCTCATTATTACGATCCTTATGTAGCGCAATATATTAAGCCGAAAAAAGAGTTTAAAGTAAAACTAAAAGACGCCGATAAAGATTTCGTTTTTGACGCCAGTGAAGCCGATCTTAATAAATTCGATAAAATTATTGATGAAATTGAACCCGAAAATATGCGCCTTCCGGTATTAATCAAGAAGTATATCAAGCAAAATGCGAAGGTGGTGGCTTTTAATGTAGATCCGCTATTCAATAATGCAGTAGACGGTTTAATGTATATTAGAATTGCAGATTTACCTGAAAGTACGGTAAAACCGGTGATGGAAGAATTTCAGAAAGAACTGGAAGCAAAGTTCAATTTAGAGCATTAA
- a CDS encoding ATP-dependent DNA ligase, producing MKDFAELIKTLDSTNKTTLKVAALTHYFKNAQDKDKVWTIAILSHRRPPRPVNTTLMRQWASELANIPLWLFEESYHIVGDLAETIALVIPPAEESSEKSLNQFLQEILELKPKTETEKKDYLHKNWLELNYYERFVFTKLITGSFRIGVSQKLMTRALSKATDIDEDILAYKMMGNWKPEKTTFKKLILEENEEDYLSKPYPFYLAYAIDGEVEDLGDVANWSAEHKWDGIRSQVIVRNDELFVWSRGEELVTDKYPEFEAFIGKVPNGTVIDGEILPFPKGKIGTFKDLQTRIGRKNISKKLLEKTPVILKAYDVLEWKGKDIRTEAFAKRRKLLEKLYAEVAAEEIPLHLSERISFKNWSEVAEERERAREEKSEGLMLKRLDSPYLVGRKKGDWWKWKVDPLTVDAVLTYAMRGHGRRSNLFTDYTFGLWDDDKKELVTFAKAYSGLTDAEFRKLDNWIKKNTLERFGPVRSVTPHHVFEIAFEGIAESKRHKSGVATRFPRMVRWRTDKNIHEANTLGELRDLIPD from the coding sequence ATGAAGGACTTTGCAGAGCTTATAAAAACCCTGGACAGCACCAATAAAACTACCTTAAAAGTTGCGGCCTTAACACATTATTTTAAAAATGCTCAGGATAAGGACAAGGTTTGGACCATCGCTATTTTGTCACATCGCCGCCCGCCAAGACCTGTGAACACTACTTTAATGCGCCAGTGGGCTTCAGAACTGGCTAATATTCCTTTGTGGCTATTTGAAGAATCTTATCATATTGTAGGCGATCTGGCCGAAACAATCGCGCTAGTTATTCCACCGGCAGAAGAGTCTTCAGAAAAAAGTCTGAATCAATTTCTTCAGGAAATACTGGAATTAAAACCCAAAACAGAAACAGAAAAGAAGGATTACTTACATAAAAACTGGCTGGAGCTTAATTATTACGAACGGTTTGTATTTACCAAACTCATCACCGGTAGTTTTAGAATTGGGGTGAGTCAAAAATTAATGACCCGTGCACTTTCAAAAGCAACTGATATAGACGAGGATATTCTTGCTTATAAAATGATGGGCAATTGGAAACCTGAAAAAACTACGTTCAAAAAACTGATCTTAGAAGAAAACGAAGAAGATTATTTATCAAAACCTTATCCGTTTTACCTGGCCTACGCAATAGATGGAGAAGTTGAAGACTTGGGAGATGTAGCCAATTGGAGTGCAGAGCATAAATGGGATGGCATCCGATCCCAGGTGATTGTGCGAAATGATGAACTTTTTGTTTGGAGCCGCGGGGAAGAACTGGTAACCGATAAATATCCCGAATTTGAAGCATTTATAGGTAAAGTACCCAATGGAACGGTAATAGACGGAGAAATTCTGCCATTTCCAAAAGGAAAAATCGGAACTTTTAAAGATCTGCAAACCCGAATAGGAAGAAAAAATATCAGTAAAAAATTACTGGAGAAAACCCCGGTAATTCTAAAAGCTTACGACGTTTTGGAATGGAAAGGAAAAGATATTCGTACTGAGGCTTTTGCTAAACGAAGAAAGCTCCTGGAAAAACTTTATGCTGAAGTTGCTGCGGAAGAAATTCCCTTGCATTTATCAGAGCGAATTTCTTTTAAAAACTGGTCTGAAGTTGCTGAAGAACGCGAGCGTGCCCGGGAAGAAAAATCGGAAGGATTGATGTTGAAAAGACTGGATTCGCCATATTTAGTAGGAAGAAAAAAAGGCGATTGGTGGAAGTGGAAAGTAGATCCGCTTACGGTAGATGCAGTCCTCACTTATGCCATGCGTGGTCACGGTAGGCGAAGCAATTTATTTACCGATTATACTTTCGGATTATGGGATGATGATAAAAAAGAACTGGTGACTTTTGCCAAAGCCTATTCCGGTTTAACCGATGCCGAATTTAGAAAACTGGATAATTGGATCAAGAAAAACACTTTAGAGAGGTTTGGCCCTGTTAGAAGCGTAACTCCACACCATGTTTTTGAAATCGCTTTTGAGGGTATAGCAGAATCCAAACGCCATAAAAGCGGAGTAGCAACCCGTTTTCCAAGAATGGTACGCTGGCGAACCGATAAAAATATACACGAAGCAAATACCTTGGGTGAGTTGCGGGATTTAATCCCGGACTGA
- the fbp gene encoding class 1 fructose-bisphosphatase: MVKKNQTLGEFIIENQEAFPYSSGELSRLIRSLRLAAKVVNHEVNKAGLVDILGLHGETNIQGEDQQKLDVYANETFIQTLINREIVCGIASEENDDFITISGKNNDNQNKYVVLMDPLDGSSNIDVNVSVGTIFSIYRRVTPIGTPVTNEDFLQPGNKQVAAGYIIYGTSTMLVYTTGCGVNGFTLNPALGSWYLSHPDMKFPENGNIYSMNEGNYVHFPEGVKKYIKYCQEEEGDRPYTSRYIGSMVSDIHRNMIKGGIFIYPKSSKANNGKLRLLYECNPMAFIVEQAGGKASDGFTRIMDIEPTELHQRAPFFCGSKNMVAKAEEFMQKYS; encoded by the coding sequence ATGGTTAAGAAAAATCAAACTTTAGGCGAATTTATTATAGAAAATCAGGAGGCGTTTCCTTATTCTTCGGGAGAGCTTTCCCGCTTAATAAGGTCTTTACGCCTGGCAGCTAAAGTGGTAAATCACGAGGTTAATAAAGCCGGACTGGTTGATATTCTGGGGTTACACGGTGAAACTAATATCCAGGGGGAAGATCAACAAAAACTGGATGTTTACGCTAACGAAACTTTTATTCAAACATTGATTAATAGGGAAATCGTGTGTGGTATCGCTTCAGAAGAAAACGACGATTTTATAACTATTTCAGGAAAAAATAATGATAACCAAAACAAGTACGTGGTGCTTATGGATCCGCTTGACGGAAGCTCCAATATTGATGTAAACGTATCTGTTGGGACTATTTTTTCTATATATCGTAGGGTAACACCAATTGGAACGCCGGTCACCAACGAAGATTTTTTACAGCCCGGTAATAAACAAGTGGCTGCCGGTTATATTATTTACGGGACTTCAACGATGCTTGTTTATACAACGGGTTGTGGGGTGAACGGGTTTACCTTGAATCCAGCCCTTGGATCCTGGTATTTATCACATCCAGATATGAAATTTCCTGAGAATGGAAATATTTATTCTATGAATGAAGGTAATTACGTGCATTTTCCTGAAGGTGTAAAGAAGTACATTAAGTATTGCCAGGAAGAAGAAGGTGACAGGCCTTACACTTCCAGGTATATTGGTTCTATGGTTTCAGATATTCACAGGAATATGATTAAAGGTGGGATTTTTATTTATCCTAAAAGTTCTAAAGCAAATAATGGAAAACTAAGGTTGCTTTACGAGTGTAACCCTATGGCTTTTATCGTTGAACAGGCTGGCGGTAAAGCCAGCGACGGATTTACCCGAATCATGGATATTGAGCCCACAGAATTGCACCAGCGAGCGCCTTTTTTCTGCGGAAGTAAAAATATGGTAGCAAAAGCTGAAGAATTTATGCAGAAGTATAGCTAG
- a CDS encoding SDR family oxidoreductase encodes MEKILIAGSTGQTGKRVIEILNNTENFKPVAMIRKEEQKQIFDDMEVESVMADLEGDIEHAFKGIDRVIFAAGSGGSTGPEKTTSVDQEGAKKMVDAAKKFNVKKFIMLSAMGTDKPEEGGDLEHYLKAKKEADDYLVDSGIVYTIVQPGRLTDDMGLAKVKLALKLEEQGEISRDDVAFLLVMCLADPLGKNMAFQALEGQESIKSALVELSQNN; translated from the coding sequence ATGGAAAAAATATTAATAGCCGGTTCTACCGGACAGACAGGAAAAAGGGTTATTGAGATTTTAAATAACACCGAAAATTTTAAACCCGTGGCAATGATTCGTAAAGAAGAGCAAAAGCAAATCTTTGACGATATGGAAGTAGAAAGTGTAATGGCCGATCTTGAAGGTGATATAGAACACGCTTTTAAAGGAATTGACCGGGTAATTTTTGCTGCTGGTTCTGGCGGAAGCACCGGCCCCGAAAAGACCACCTCTGTGGACCAGGAAGGTGCTAAAAAAATGGTTGACGCTGCTAAGAAATTCAACGTAAAGAAATTTATTATGCTTAGCGCTATGGGAACCGATAAACCGGAAGAAGGCGGAGACCTGGAGCATTACCTAAAAGCAAAAAAAGAAGCCGATGATTATTTAGTAGATAGCGGCATTGTCTACACAATAGTACAACCAGGCCGACTTACAGATGATATGGGACTTGCCAAGGTAAAATTAGCGCTTAAACTGGAAGAACAAGGCGAAATTTCAAGAGACGATGTAGCTTTTCTTCTTGTAATGTGCCTTGCAGACCCATTAGGAAAAAATATGGCATTCCAGGCACTTGAAGGTCAGGAGTCAATTAAATCTGCGTTAGTAGAATTGAGCCAGAATAATTAA
- a CDS encoding arsenate reductase ArsC: MKNVLVLCTGNSCRSQMAQGYLEHFAKERAKIYSAGIEAHGLNKKAVAIMKEDAINISHHTSNNVDEYKEVDFDFIITVCDHANENCPFIPSKNALRLHQNFKDPSKVEGSEEEIQEAFKTTRNQIKDWCEKFVNDYL; this comes from the coding sequence ATGAAAAACGTACTCGTACTTTGTACCGGAAATTCCTGTAGAAGCCAGATGGCACAGGGATATTTAGAACATTTTGCCAAAGAAAGAGCTAAAATTTATAGCGCCGGAATTGAAGCTCACGGTTTAAATAAAAAAGCGGTGGCGATTATGAAAGAAGATGCGATAAATATTTCTCATCACACTAGCAATAATGTAGACGAATATAAAGAAGTGGACTTTGATTTTATTATTACCGTCTGCGATCACGCCAATGAAAACTGCCCGTTTATTCCTTCGAAAAATGCGCTAAGGTTGCATCAGAATTTTAAAGATCCCTCGAAAGTAGAAGGTTCAGAAGAAGAAATTCAGGAAGCTTTTAAAACCACCAGGAACCAAATAAAAGACTGGTGTGAGAAATTTGTGAATGACTATCTATAA
- a CDS encoding GNAT family N-acetyltransferase: MEYVIREAKREDMPAVLELIKELASYEGAANQVEIHVSDLEHEGFDEGNFKCFVAEVEGKIEGMALVYFRFSTWKGRTVHLEDLIVRESMRGTGLGGALYKRVVKYGHENSVRRVEWVVSEGNKNAQEFYENTGADIKKNWYTVHMDETGIQKNID; this comes from the coding sequence ATGGAATACGTTATACGCGAAGCTAAGCGGGAAGATATGCCCGCAGTTTTGGAACTTATAAAAGAGCTTGCCAGTTACGAAGGCGCAGCAAATCAGGTTGAAATTCACGTTAGTGATCTTGAGCACGAAGGCTTTGATGAAGGCAATTTTAAATGTTTTGTTGCCGAAGTAGAAGGTAAAATTGAAGGAATGGCCCTGGTTTACTTTAGGTTTTCTACCTGGAAAGGTCGCACTGTGCATCTTGAAGATCTAATTGTTAGAGAGAGTATGCGAGGTACGGGACTTGGTGGCGCCCTCTACAAAAGAGTGGTGAAATATGGTCACGAAAATAGCGTTAGAAGAGTAGAGTGGGTAGTTTCTGAAGGGAACAAGAATGCCCAAGAATTCTATGAAAATACCGGGGCAGATATCAAGAAAAACTGGTACACTGTACATATGGATGAAACCGGAATTCAGAAAAATATCGATTAA
- a CDS encoding VOC family protein — MDKRVTGIGGVFFKTKDPKAVKEWYSKHLGLNTDQWGCTFWWLDEKGNKCSTQWSPFKEDTEHFKPSEKDFMMNYRVENLEELLETLKAEGVQVFDEIQSVEEGKFGWIMDLEGNKIELWEPNDKAFL, encoded by the coding sequence ATGGATAAAAGAGTTACAGGAATTGGTGGGGTTTTCTTTAAAACCAAAGACCCGAAAGCGGTAAAAGAATGGTACAGCAAGCATTTAGGTTTAAATACCGATCAATGGGGTTGCACGTTCTGGTGGTTGGACGAAAAAGGGAATAAATGTTCTACGCAATGGAGTCCTTTCAAAGAAGACACCGAACATTTTAAACCTTCCGAGAAAGATTTTATGATGAATTACCGCGTTGAAAATCTTGAAGAATTACTGGAAACCTTAAAAGCCGAAGGCGTGCAGGTATTCGATGAAATTCAAAGTGTGGAAGAAGGGAAATTCGGCTGGATTATGGATTTGGAAGGAAATAAGATTGAGCTTTGGGAACCAAACGATAAGGCTTTTCTCTAA
- a CDS encoding GNAT family N-acetyltransferase produces the protein MEFKIRKARPEDMTAVLELIKELAEFEKEPDAVIISAEDLKRDGFGESPSFTCFVAEMAGKIEGMALCYFRYSTWKGKTIHLEDLVVRENMRGKGLGNALYKRVIEFAKEQGVKRTEWVVLDWNTHARDFYSRSGATVFTDWCTVQMEEQAMDKFLDKSR, from the coding sequence ATGGAATTTAAAATTAGAAAAGCAAGACCGGAAGATATGACGGCAGTTTTAGAACTTATAAAAGAATTGGCTGAATTTGAAAAAGAACCTGACGCGGTAATAATTTCAGCAGAAGATCTTAAAAGAGATGGTTTTGGAGAAAGCCCTTCATTTACCTGTTTTGTTGCTGAAATGGCAGGGAAAATTGAAGGAATGGCTCTATGCTATTTTAGATATTCTACCTGGAAAGGAAAAACCATTCACCTTGAAGATCTGGTAGTAAGAGAAAATATGCGCGGTAAAGGTTTGGGAAATGCACTTTACAAGCGTGTAATTGAATTTGCTAAAGAGCAGGGCGTAAAACGTACCGAATGGGTAGTTTTAGACTGGAACACTCACGCACGTGATTTCTACAGTCGTAGTGGTGCTACCGTATTTACCGACTGGTGTACCGTGCAAATGGAAGAGCAAGCAATGGATAAATTTCTTGATAAATCACGTTAA
- a CDS encoding DUF6428 family protein → MKTSELFHLLKQHEQKPLLFEYAPNLLVGANYHITEVKHLKIDSVDCGAGTDTWNETIIQLWESPEEIGKTEYMQVFKALAILERVGQMKAYDMDAEVKFEYSNANFHTAQLFVTGFTIKNGNLLMKLDVNPTDCKAKETCGVAEPAMESANECAPGGGCC, encoded by the coding sequence ATGAAAACATCAGAATTATTCCATTTGCTAAAACAACACGAGCAAAAGCCCCTGTTGTTTGAATATGCACCTAATTTATTGGTTGGTGCAAATTATCATATAACCGAAGTAAAACACCTAAAAATAGACTCGGTAGACTGCGGTGCGGGTACCGATACCTGGAACGAAACCATTATTCAGCTTTGGGAAAGTCCGGAGGAAATTGGAAAAACGGAATATATGCAAGTTTTTAAAGCCCTGGCGATCCTGGAGAGAGTAGGGCAAATGAAAGCTTACGATATGGATGCTGAGGTAAAATTTGAGTATAGCAATGCTAATTTTCATACCGCACAATTATTTGTGACCGGTTTTACTATTAAAAACGGAAATTTACTAATGAAACTAGACGTAAACCCAACCGACTGTAAAGCGAAGGAAACTTGCGGAGTCGCAGAACCTGCGATGGAAAGTGCTAACGAATGTGCACCCGGTGGCGGTTGCTGCTAA
- a CDS encoding ligase-associated DNA damage response exonuclease gives MKAPLLVFNKKGIYCEAADVYLDPWKPVDKAIISHGHADHSRWGHKKYITHHSNVPIIKYRLGEIEVSGKEWNETFTINGVKFSLHPAGHIIGSSQIRVEHKGEVWVFTGDYKDEEDGVAVPYEPVKCHTFITECTFGLPAFKWQPQAEVFTDINNWWQQNKEDGRTSVIFGYSLGKAQRLLKHLDTSIGKIYTHGAIENMTEVIRPLSEMPETTLVTRDTKKNEFKGNIVVAPPSAHGSPWIKKMVPYVTASASGWMTFRGARRRRAIDRGFVLSDHCDWQGLLKSIKATGAEKVICTHGYTDIFSRYLRELGYDARTEETQYEGEMGEEESKKEIEN, from the coding sequence ATGAAAGCACCATTACTTGTCTTTAATAAAAAAGGAATTTACTGCGAAGCGGCAGATGTTTACCTGGATCCATGGAAACCGGTAGATAAAGCCATTATTTCCCACGGCCATGCCGATCATTCCCGCTGGGGGCACAAAAAATATATTACGCATCACAGCAATGTACCAATTATAAAGTATCGCCTGGGAGAAATTGAAGTTTCCGGGAAAGAATGGAATGAAACATTTACAATTAACGGGGTGAAATTTTCTTTGCATCCCGCCGGGCATATTATTGGTTCTTCGCAGATTAGGGTAGAGCACAAAGGTGAGGTTTGGGTTTTTACCGGCGATTATAAAGATGAAGAAGATGGTGTGGCCGTACCCTATGAACCGGTAAAATGTCACACATTTATCACCGAATGTACTTTTGGATTACCCGCTTTTAAGTGGCAGCCGCAAGCGGAAGTTTTTACCGATATTAATAACTGGTGGCAGCAAAATAAAGAAGATGGGAGAACCTCTGTGATCTTTGGATACTCCCTCGGAAAAGCACAGCGTTTGCTGAAACATCTCGACACTTCTATCGGTAAAATTTATACACACGGAGCAATAGAAAATATGACAGAGGTGATTCGTCCTTTATCTGAAATGCCCGAAACCACTCTGGTTACCCGTGATACCAAAAAGAATGAATTTAAAGGAAATATCGTGGTGGCTCCTCCAAGTGCCCACGGCAGCCCCTGGATTAAAAAAATGGTGCCTTATGTTACAGCTTCTGCAAGTGGCTGGATGACATTTCGCGGAGCCCGAAGAAGACGTGCCATAGACCGTGGTTTTGTTTTATCTGATCATTGCGACTGGCAGGGACTTTTGAAATCTATAAAAGCTACCGGGGCCGAAAAAGTGATCTGCACCCACGGTTATACCGATATTTTCTCACGCTATCTAAGAGAATTAGGCTATGATGCCCGAACTGAAGAAACACAATATGAAGGAGAAATGGGAGAGGAAGAATCGAAAAAAGAAATCGAAAACTAA
- a CDS encoding aspartate kinase encodes MKVFKFGGASVKDAAGVKNVQNVLEKTGNGPKVIVISAMGKTTNALEIVIKDYLFEKKVPKSLKTVEDDHFQIINELFLDTNAPIFNKIKNLFTELRNFLQHNKSEQYDFVYDQVICYGELVSTTIVSDYLNSQNIHNNWLDARDFIKTDSVYRDAGVNWEETQEIIQEKLDIKRVNITQGFIGSDSNNFTTTLGREGSDYSAAIFAYCLNAENVTIWKDVPGVLNADPREFKNPELLQHISYEEAIELAFYGASVIHPKTLQPLQQKEIPLYVKPFLKPESEGTKVGKGQLIFPEIPCFIVKKDLVLISLSTLDFSFMVEENISEVFRLFHQYQMKVDLIQNSAISFSVCVDNKFNQLEKLLQHLKARFKVSFVPGVSLYTIRHFNEEAKKSLEKDKEILLKQLTHNTLQIVTRN; translated from the coding sequence ATGAAGGTTTTTAAGTTTGGAGGCGCATCGGTAAAAGATGCAGCCGGGGTAAAAAATGTTCAAAATGTTTTAGAAAAAACCGGGAATGGCCCAAAAGTGATTGTGATTTCGGCAATGGGTAAAACCACCAATGCCCTGGAAATTGTTATTAAAGATTATCTTTTTGAAAAAAAAGTTCCAAAAAGTCTTAAAACCGTTGAAGATGATCATTTTCAAATAATCAACGAACTTTTCTTAGATACCAATGCCCCAATCTTTAATAAAATAAAGAACTTATTTACTGAACTTAGAAATTTTCTTCAGCATAATAAATCTGAGCAATACGACTTTGTTTACGATCAGGTAATTTGCTACGGTGAGTTGGTTTCTACAACCATTGTGAGTGATTATTTGAATTCTCAAAACATACATAATAATTGGTTAGATGCCCGGGATTTTATAAAAACCGATAGTGTTTACCGGGATGCCGGTGTAAACTGGGAAGAAACTCAAGAAATTATTCAGGAAAAATTAGATATAAAACGTGTAAATATCACCCAGGGTTTTATAGGGTCAGACTCTAACAATTTTACCACCACCTTGGGCCGCGAAGGAAGTGATTATTCCGCCGCCATTTTTGCTTATTGTTTAAATGCTGAAAATGTAACTATCTGGAAAGATGTACCGGGAGTTTTAAATGCCGATCCTCGAGAATTTAAAAATCCTGAACTTTTACAACATATTTCTTATGAAGAAGCTATTGAACTCGCATTCTACGGCGCTTCGGTAATTCATCCCAAAACTTTACAACCGCTGCAACAGAAGGAAATTCCGCTCTATGTGAAACCTTTTCTAAAACCGGAAAGTGAGGGAACCAAAGTAGGAAAAGGCCAGCTTATTTTTCCTGAAATCCCATGTTTTATCGTTAAAAAAGACCTGGTTCTAATTTCATTATCTACACTGGATTTTTCATTTATGGTAGAGGAAAATATCAGCGAGGTGTTTAGGCTTTTTCATCAATATCAGATGAAAGTCGATTTAATTCAGAATTCAGCCATTAGTTTTTCGGTTTGTGTAGATAATAAATTCAACCAATTAGAAAAATTACTTCAGCATTTAAAAGCCAGGTTTAAAGTAAGTTTTGTGCCGGGAGTTTCTTTATATACCATAAGACACTTTAACGAGGAAGCGAAAAAAAGCCTTGAAAAAGATAAAGAAATACTGCTAAAACAGTTAACTCATAACACGCTTCAAATTGTAACCCGTAATTAA
- a CDS encoding TerB family tellurite resistance protein — translation MSFSDLFDSGEHLRNINHFASIVNLASVDGEINERERVLLERFARKLDISKQEYKMVIKNPKEFPISAYNSSEKRLERLHDLFKIIFADNEIDKEEEALIKRYAIGLGFSTATAEKIIKRSIQIFSGQLNFEDYQYLLDK, via the coding sequence ATGTCATTTTCAGATTTATTTGATTCGGGAGAACATCTTCGCAATATAAACCACTTCGCTTCAATAGTAAATCTTGCCAGTGTGGACGGTGAGATTAATGAAAGAGAGCGTGTACTTTTAGAGCGATTTGCACGTAAGCTCGATATTAGCAAACAGGAATATAAAATGGTTATCAAAAACCCTAAGGAATTTCCTATTAGTGCTTATAACAGTAGTGAAAAGCGTCTTGAACGACTGCATGATCTTTTTAAGATAATTTTTGCCGATAATGAAATAGATAAGGAAGAGGAAGCACTTATTAAGCGTTATGCTATTGGTCTTGGTTTTTCTACTGCAACCGCTGAAAAAATTATAAAAAGATCTATTCAAATATTTAGCGGGCAATTAAATTTTGAGGATTACCAATACCTTTTGGATAAATAG